Proteins from a single region of Pithys albifrons albifrons isolate INPA30051 chromosome 12, PitAlb_v1, whole genome shotgun sequence:
- the LOC139677619 gene encoding spermatogenesis-associated protein 2-like protein yields MAAPGPEARALLAQFVSHGAARAARGQLGACRDPAIAARARRLLGMGHPPAAGHPQVPAAVPAVRALAERCRRARDVRALRALLKALELLELLSLNLLLCPWRREFRSLKTFTANFVYYIQSVLPDDVVKTVLEKIGYVATTATEFSLVKKRNNEETKQTAFEIFLARIECETILEMTVEEKHGNVEKPLQERTRTPGHQGDGDTGQTPQRGDTENLENTGNSETPLCLATQQNSSAPCPVSSEAAGSVKMKDEMPPSAAAQPSPREQHGRGVSTARLPGRRSDSQDFLSTYSDIAIRQTPVCGERRPPEALEAEPRACVSAGHVLAVAAEPRASVSAGHALAVAAEPRASVSAGHALAVAAEPRAGVSAGHALAVAAEPRASVSAGHALAVAAEPRASVSAGHALAVAAEPLGAVLLSPGASGPPALAVFADSSCDSRATAECRATQVSPESIEAEIRDAMDCIDPAPADEPSELKSLPYTDFASAQTVPREEQVCDLSLTFTELQIKDTQKELTYPVEETGQPSSVAFACASDRHLREFSPSKIKHTCLTDAELQSRAAPEPSSDLCCAAGDTEGSMAGSDSKRLSVGAGNTHTASEGFRHIREPPNLTYIPPHSIDVRPSPTRRTSTQGRGTPLQPEHDSPESSEVKLENCNSELSENQEPYVIIDRTDQGMLCHHT; encoded by the exons aTGGCGGCGCCGGGCCCCGAGGCGCGGGCGCTGCTGGCGCAGTTCGTGTCTCACGGCGCGGCCCGCGCGGCGCGGGGACAGCTCGGGGCGTGTCGCGATCCGGCCATCGCCGCCCGGGCACGGCGCctgctgggcatggggcacCCCCCGGCCGCGGGGCACCCCCAGGTGCCCGCCGCTGTCCCGGCCGTGCGCGCCCTGGCCGAGCGGTGCCGGCGGGCGCGGGACGTTCGCGCCCTGCGCGCCCTGCTGAAGgcgctggagctgctggagctgctctccctcaacctgctgctctgcccctggcGCCGGGAGTTCCGCTCGCTCAAG ACATTCACCGCTAATTTTGTCTACTATATTCAGTCAGTGCTCCCAGATGACGTTGTAAAAACAGTGCTGGAGAAAATAGGCTACGTTGCAACAACAGCAACAGAGTTTTCACTTgtcaaaaagagaaacaatgaGGAAACAAAGCAGACTGCATTTGAAATATTCCTGGCAAGAATCGAGTGCGAAACCATCCTGGAAATGACAGTTGAAGAAAAACACGGCAAtgtggagaagcccctgcaGGAGAGAACACGAACACCTGGGCACCAAGGAGATGGGGACACAGGTCAGACACCCCAGAGAGGAGACACTGAAAATCTGGAAAATACAGGAAACAGTGAGACACCTTTGTGCCTTGCTACCCAGCAGAACTcctcagctccctgccctgtatCCTCTGAAGCTGCTGGGAGTGTGAAGATGAAGGATGAGATGCCTCCgtcagcagctgcccagcccagtcctCGGGAGCAGCACGGGCGAGGGGTCAGCACCGCGCGGCTGCCGGGGCGGCGCTCGGACAGCCAGGACTTCCTGAGCACATACAGCGACATTGCCATACGGCAAACACCCGTTTGTGGGGAGAGACGCCCTCCAGAGGCTTTggaggcagagcccagggccTGTGTGAGTGCAGGACATgtcctggcagtggctgcagagcccagggccaGTGTGAGTGCAGGCCATGccctggcagtggctgcagagcccagggccaGTGTGAGTGCAGGCCATGccctggcagtggctgcagagcccagggccgGTGTGAGTGCAGGACATGccctggcagtggctgcagagcccagggccaGTGTGAGTGCAGGCCATGccctggcagtggctgcagagcccagggccaGTGTGAGTGCAGGACATGccctggcagtggctgcagagccgCTGGGCGCTGTGCTGCTCTCACCTGGAGCCAGTGGCCCCCCAGCCTTGGCCGTGTTCGCTGACAGCTCCTGTGACAGCAGAGCCACTGCAGAGTGCAGAGCCACACAGGTGTCCCCAGAATCCATTGAAGCAGAAATCAGGGATGCCATGGACTGCATAGACCCAGCCCCTGCTGACGAACCCAGCGAGCTGAAATCTCTGCCCTACACGGACTTTGCCTCAGCCCAGActgtgcccagggaagagcaggtCTGTGACCTGTCTTTAACCTTCACAGAACTGCAGATCAAGGACACTCAGAAAGAGCTCACATATCCAGTAGAAGAAACTGGCCAACCCTCTTCAGTAGCATTTGCATGTGCAAGTGACAGGCACTTAAGAGAATTTAGTCCCTCCAAAATCAAACACACATGCCTGACAgatgctgagctgcagagcagagcagcccctgagccaTCCTCAgacctgtgctgtgctgctggggacaCGGAGGGTTCCATGGCTGGCTCTGATAGCAAGAGACTCTCCGTGGGTGCTGGTAACACCCACACAGCCTCTGAGGGCTTCAGACACATCAGAGAGCCCCCCAACCTCACCTACATCCCACCACACAGTATTGATGTTCGGCCTTCTCCTACCAGAAGgaccagcacacagggcagagggacCCCCCTGCAACCTGAACATGACTCTCCTGAATCCAGTGAAGTAAAGCTGGAGAACTGTAATTCAGAACTAAGTGAAAACCAGGAGCCTTATGTCATTATTGACAGAACTGACCAAGGAATGTTATGCCATCACACTTGA